Proteins encoded in a region of the Haloglomus salinum genome:
- a CDS encoding RNA methyltransferase: MPPDISVAVVDAETPGNVGTVARAMKNFGLSELLLVDPPELDPEGEAYGMAGHAREDVLPNARQVTFDHLVENFHTVGCTAVTNEDARKHVRYPFRTPADLADSLRGVEADTCIVFGRERVGLTNDELGRLDEVCAIPASADYPVLNLGQAATVVIYELRELTVTETQVPDEIERADEAEIEGLHEEFARYLGNVNHPEGKRAKARRLLRRVLGRAHLTGREARTLRGILRRGNGLLEHPERLRPGGSAPDESDDEAS; this comes from the coding sequence GTGCCCCCCGACATCTCAGTCGCCGTCGTGGACGCCGAGACGCCCGGCAACGTCGGGACCGTCGCCCGCGCGATGAAGAACTTCGGGCTCTCGGAGCTGCTGCTGGTCGACCCGCCGGAACTCGACCCCGAGGGTGAAGCGTACGGGATGGCAGGCCACGCCCGCGAGGACGTCCTCCCGAACGCCCGTCAGGTGACGTTCGACCATCTCGTCGAGAACTTCCACACCGTCGGCTGCACCGCGGTCACGAACGAGGACGCCCGCAAGCACGTCCGGTACCCGTTCCGCACGCCCGCGGACCTCGCCGACTCACTTCGCGGCGTCGAGGCCGACACCTGCATCGTGTTCGGCCGCGAGCGCGTCGGCCTCACCAACGACGAACTCGGCCGCCTCGACGAGGTGTGTGCCATCCCCGCCAGCGCTGACTACCCCGTCCTCAACCTCGGCCAGGCCGCGACCGTCGTCATCTACGAACTCCGGGAACTGACCGTCACCGAGACGCAGGTACCCGACGAAATCGAGCGCGCCGACGAGGCCGAGATCGAGGGGCTGCACGAGGAGTTCGCCCGCTACCTCGGCAACGTCAACCACCCCGAGGGGAAGCGGGCGAAGGCCCGGCGACTCCTCCGGCGCGTGCTGGGGCGTGCGCATCTGACCGGCCGCGAGGCCCGCACACTGCGGGGAATCCTCCGGCGAGGGAACGGCCTGCTCGAGCACCCCGAACGGCTCCGCCCGGGCGGGTCGGCCCCCGACGAGAGCGACGACGAGGCCTCCTGA
- a CDS encoding iron transporter translates to MRRRAFLRASALAGSAATAGCVYGGMPFQRRSSGRMPPVVDYRPETVYRPTLALGMELVDATTAGPFGVAVTYSYPSRFWNVTGTRSQRTEVDADDNCHLMVTVWERESRLVLPEAGVTAELTRDGALVSEEVVYPMLAQRMGFHYGGNFALTGDGRYTVRVRVGGLQNRRVGAFAGRLSDPATATVAFDYSRRDRERIERRRVSRAGDPGALARAVPDVLPSSTTPEPADLPGRHLGTVRTGAIDLAALGVSRPDLPGDSYLAVAARTVHNRLVVPSMGLTATVEREGETVFEGALTRTLGPELGYHYGAGLPSLRADDRVRLRVTVPPQVARHEGYETAFFDLTPGKLRVQSG, encoded by the coding sequence ATGCGACGGCGCGCGTTCCTCCGGGCGAGTGCACTCGCGGGGAGCGCCGCGACCGCGGGCTGTGTCTACGGTGGGATGCCGTTCCAGCGGCGCTCGAGCGGTCGGATGCCGCCAGTCGTCGACTACCGGCCGGAGACGGTCTACCGGCCGACGCTCGCCCTCGGGATGGAACTGGTCGATGCCACGACGGCGGGCCCGTTCGGGGTCGCGGTCACGTACTCGTATCCGAGCCGGTTCTGGAACGTCACCGGCACCCGGAGCCAGCGGACCGAGGTGGACGCGGACGACAACTGTCACCTGATGGTCACCGTCTGGGAGCGAGAATCGAGACTGGTCCTTCCAGAGGCCGGCGTCACCGCCGAGCTCACGCGAGACGGTGCCCTCGTGAGCGAGGAGGTGGTCTACCCGATGCTGGCCCAGCGGATGGGCTTTCACTACGGCGGCAACTTCGCGCTGACGGGCGACGGTCGCTACACCGTCCGCGTCCGGGTCGGGGGGTTGCAGAACCGCCGCGTTGGGGCGTTCGCGGGGCGGCTCTCGGACCCGGCGACGGCCACGGTCGCGTTCGACTACAGCCGTCGCGACCGCGAGCGTATCGAGCGCCGGCGCGTCTCCCGGGCGGGCGACCCCGGCGCGCTCGCGCGGGCCGTTCCGGACGTGCTGCCATCCTCGACGACCCCGGAGCCGGCCGACCTGCCGGGACGCCATCTGGGCACGGTGCGGACCGGCGCCATCGACCTCGCCGCGCTCGGCGTCTCGCGTCCCGACCTCCCGGGCGATTCCTACCTCGCGGTCGCGGCCCGGACGGTCCACAACCGCCTCGTGGTCCCGTCGATGGGGCTGACGGCAACCGTCGAACGCGAGGGGGAGACGGTGTTCGAGGGAGCGCTGACCCGGACGCTCGGACCCGAGCTGGGCTACCACTACGGTGCGGGGCTCCCGTCGCTACGGGCCGACGACCGGGTCCGGCTCCGCGTGACGGTGCCGCCGCAGGTCGCCCGCCACGAGGGGTACGAGACGGCCTTCTTCGACCTGACGCCGGGGAAGCTCCGGGTCCAGAGCGGTTGA
- a CDS encoding halocyanin domain-containing protein translates to MRRPTGRRGFLARAAGAGTLGGLAGCLGIGGGSGGGGYGDHFSDIDDDGEPVDMTGQDAVTVKVGASDGFDFDPIKMDVSPGTTITWEWTGKGGQHVVVFEDRNWESSYSNTEGYTYEKTVQKPGYYRYFCEPHLSVGMKGGFRVVE, encoded by the coding sequence ATGCGACGACCGACCGGACGCCGTGGTTTCCTCGCGCGGGCGGCCGGTGCCGGCACGCTGGGCGGACTGGCCGGCTGTCTCGGCATCGGGGGCGGGTCGGGAGGCGGGGGATACGGCGACCACTTCAGCGACATCGACGACGACGGCGAGCCGGTCGATATGACCGGACAGGATGCGGTGACTGTGAAGGTCGGCGCCAGCGACGGCTTCGACTTCGACCCTATCAAGATGGACGTCTCTCCGGGGACGACCATCACCTGGGAGTGGACGGGGAAGGGCGGCCAGCACGTCGTCGTGTTCGAAGACCGGAACTGGGAGAGCAGCTACTCCAACACGGAGGGCTACACCTACGAGAAGACGGTCCAGAAACCGGGTTACTACAGGTACTTCTGCGAGCCGCACCTCTCGGTCGGCATGAAGGGCGGCTTCCGCGTCGTCGAGTGA
- a CDS encoding right-handed parallel beta-helix repeat-containing protein, with product MTDEPEPATDERGLARRDVLKLAGSASAAGTVAAVGGAAAAPTQKRGDVPANQPDRGDPAAYEDYTVRRVPEQYDTIQAAVNDAEERDLVLVGPGVYNEAVTIQDTNGLTIRGTDRNEVVLDGEFQRRNGITAIGTNGSLEDIVLENMTARNYQYNGFYWTGVDGWRGSYLTAHNNRMYGIYAFDSVNGKFEQSYASGHRDSGFYIGQCYPCHAIIDDIVSEGNAVGYSGTNAGGYLTLKNSVWRENMSGILPNSLDSEELAPQGTARIENNVVERNNNVGAPARKLAYPAFGTGINIAGGVDNEVVGNEVRDHVNFGLIASINISENLYKPADNVFRENTVERSGRADLAVGAPSGGGNRFEANEYDSSRPAGLQDGFGLLGSDIWPTLVLGKQFLQGFGEPPRGDWKEYPHPDDQPTMPDPESPPREAVAEKAEVQYGLTPGRGPGAVTGGER from the coding sequence ATGACCGACGAACCGGAGCCAGCAACCGACGAGCGGGGACTCGCACGCCGGGACGTGTTGAAACTCGCAGGCTCGGCGAGCGCGGCCGGGACCGTCGCCGCCGTCGGTGGGGCCGCTGCCGCACCGACACAGAAGCGCGGCGACGTGCCCGCGAACCAGCCCGACCGCGGCGACCCCGCGGCATACGAGGACTACACCGTCCGGCGGGTGCCCGAGCAGTACGACACCATCCAGGCCGCCGTCAACGACGCCGAGGAGCGCGACCTCGTGCTGGTCGGGCCGGGCGTCTACAACGAGGCCGTCACCATCCAGGACACGAACGGGCTCACCATCCGCGGGACCGACCGGAACGAGGTCGTCCTCGACGGCGAGTTCCAGCGCCGCAACGGCATCACCGCTATCGGGACGAACGGGAGTCTCGAGGACATCGTGCTGGAGAACATGACCGCCCGGAACTACCAGTACAACGGCTTCTACTGGACGGGCGTCGACGGCTGGCGTGGCTCCTACCTCACGGCGCACAACAACCGGATGTACGGCATCTACGCGTTCGACTCGGTCAACGGCAAGTTCGAGCAGTCCTACGCGTCGGGCCACCGCGACAGCGGCTTCTACATCGGGCAGTGCTACCCCTGCCACGCCATCATCGACGACATCGTCTCGGAGGGGAACGCGGTCGGGTACAGCGGGACGAACGCCGGTGGCTACCTCACGCTGAAGAACTCCGTCTGGCGCGAGAACATGTCCGGCATCCTGCCGAACTCGCTGGACAGCGAGGAACTCGCCCCGCAGGGGACCGCCCGCATCGAGAACAACGTCGTCGAGCGGAACAACAACGTCGGTGCGCCCGCTCGCAAACTGGCGTACCCCGCGTTCGGTACGGGCATCAACATCGCCGGCGGCGTCGACAACGAGGTCGTCGGCAACGAGGTCCGCGACCACGTCAACTTCGGGCTCATCGCCTCCATCAACATCTCCGAGAACCTCTACAAGCCCGCGGACAACGTCTTCCGCGAGAACACCGTGGAGCGGTCCGGTCGCGCGGACCTCGCGGTCGGGGCGCCCTCCGGCGGCGGGAACCGCTTCGAGGCCAACGAGTACGATTCCTCGCGCCCGGCGGGACTGCAGGACGGCTTCGGCCTGCTGGGGAGCGATATCTGGCCGACGCTCGTGCTGGGCAAGCAGTTCCTGCAGGGCTTCGGCGAGCCGCCGCGCGGCGACTGGAAGGAGTACCCGCACCCCGACGACCAGCCCACCATGCCCGACCCCGAGTCGCCGCCGCGCGAGGCCGTCGCGGAGAAGGCCGAGGTCCAGTACGGACTCACGCCCGGCCGTGGTCCCGGTGCGGTCACGGGAGGTGAGCGGTGA